The genomic stretch GTTTTTCGTCGCGCACCAATCTGCGACGCATAGCCGGAAATACACTCTCGCTGGTAGGCGGATCACGACGGTTGCAGCGTTCCAACAGCTTGACGGATGTTGCCACGTAAGTTTCAAAGCTGTTATTTTTTgtgatatacactaaagtcgctttttacgcgggggatacgtgccgcgtaaaaaaacgcgagagttctggaatccgcgtaaaaaacgcgtgaattccggaatccgcgtaaaaaaaccgcgtaaattccagaatccgcgtaaaaaaactgcgtaaattccggaatctgcgtaaaaaacggcgttaaaagcgaccttagtgtagttTTATTTAGTTCGTTGCCATGTTATACGTTGCCATGTTGAGCATGTTATACAGTAGAATGTATGAAACTAAGGGTTGAATGTGATAAAGGATTTGATTTCACGTGTTGCTCCAATTTGGTTTATTGATTTGTTAGCTCGATATTGCATATCAACTACAGAACTTACTTTTCAACATGTGACCCTGATTCATACGGTTATGAATTCGAACTGGCATATAATCGATGCGATAAAAACCTATCGTTATTTATCCCCGAGATTGGAAACTATACAATATGCGTTTGAAACTCAGTCTACTACTGAAATGTATTCTGTCTCGAATCTTTTGATGGAAATATAAAAAGGCAACGCGCTTCGAAAACAATAATTACCTCAGACACATACCTAGAACTTATAAGTATCAAGTGAACATAAATTAAAACCATCTTCCACTCTTTTTTCCTACTCCAGAATGAACGCCGACTATTTCGAACGCCTGTCGCTGAACCGTTCGAGTTCGCAACAGAACATCTCGTCTCGACTTGGCGGCAGTTCGAGAACTCCGCGAAGCCGTTCTCGTGGCTCACGCAGCCGCCCGCCGCAGCGTACGAGCTCATCCAGCAATTTGGGCGGCCGTTCCAGATCTCGCGGCGGACCACGGGATGGTTCCAATCATCGGTCACGTTCGCGTCCCCGAATGTCACGCTCGCGGTCCCGCCTGCCGCCAGCGTCACGAAATAGATCTCGCAGCAACGGCATGAACGGCGGAGGCAACTTTGACCATCGTCTAGGCCGTGGTCGGCCGCGTGGTCGTTCTAGTGTCCGCCGTGGCCGTGGAAATGGCAACTATTCTAGAGCCAACTCCCGATCTACCGGTCGCACAGGAAGTGTAAATGGTCGACTTGGCTCGAATCGTACCAGCTGGCCGATATCGAACGGTTACCGCGGTGGACGCGGATGGATTGGTAAACGCGGGATGCGTCGCGGAGGAGGTACATTCGGCCAAAACGGATGGACCGGAGGAATGCCCGGACGAATGCCTGGACGAAACCCACAGAGGTAATAATCGGCTGGTATTGCTTGAAGCAAAGAATTGCACTGAAATTATTAGTGTTCAAACCCTCCTGGAGATGGGTAGCGAAAATGAATCATTTGGTTGAAAACCATTCCGGAAAGCCGTCCTATTGCGTGATGCGAGGCAGCATTTCTGctcaaatctaattttttactaTCAAATTCTCAGAGGATCTAATGAAAAAGGGAAATGCAATGCAAGAGATGCAAAAATCGTTCAGTAACCAACAAAGCACGAGAAAGCATTTGGATTAGGTTTATCTAAACGAAAACGTCGCTTGGACTGACAGACGAATAATATTTGCCAACTGAAACATTTAAATGGGATGAGTTGTACCGATTGACAGCTCTGGATTGACATCTTGAAGACGTGCAATAAGTTTAAATCATCAGTGAAATCAGTTGGCCTTTGAAAAGTGCCTAGTGAACATTAGATTTACCATTCAAACTCCCTACATTAGCGAGCAAGCGGCAAATTATGTGCAACTAAAAGTTCCAATTTGCTCTCCCGGTCACCCGTGTTTCTTCACATCCTGTGTTACTGATGGTTAGAAATTTGCATACGCTTCCCATTACAATTATTGCCCTTCATCGGAGTGAAAATCCCAACCAAAGAACGCTCGATCGAGCACTTTTCTTATAGTTGTTGCAGTACTAAAAAGCAGACGCTCTCCGAGCGTACACAACAAGAGGTGCAGTTTCAGTGAGCGGTGATGAAAACAACAGAGTCCTCATCCTAACTACAGCTTCAGAGCGTGCCACTTGGAACATGTCACCCTTGGGTTCTCCCCTTTTAGAGCTTGGAAGAGGTCGGTCTGAGGCGTCTGTGCTAGAGAGCAACAGTTTGGTAACAAAACGCTATCATTTTCTTTGGGTATCATTGTACATCCATCGTGGACAGTGCGTTTAATGATTCTCTTCTTGTAGCTAGTGTGGATCACCAGGAGGAGGAATGCTGGGGAATTGGCCCGGTGGCGTGGATGTTTGTTCGTAATGATCAACAACCTTGAAAAGGTTGAAGGCTTGTATTGTTCTGTGGGGGGTCAAGAATTTTTCACTTTGCCGGTATCAAACTTCATACTAATGATGTTTCAACGCCGGATCAAAATATTGGACTGTTCAAATAATAACATATAAACTACTTAAAGCGATTTATAATGCTAAATTTGCAATCCTTCTTCAAGAGCATTTCTTCGACCACACACTCGCACACACATcaagaaaaaatgcaaaatgtaaATTTGATTTGATGTGTTGTTTCTTTCAATTTAATGTTACGCCTCATTGACCGATTTAGTGTTTTCAGCTTTACGTATAAAATCGTTCAACAGCTATTCAAAGAACTTTTTGAAACCGAATGATTCGTTGGTGTAGCGATGTGATGATGTCTTATACGATGTGATTGTTTGGAAGTATTTTCCCCCTTCTCAAATTCAACAGCGTTAGCGCTTCTTCGCTTTGATGGCACTATATaaattattcaataaaaaaattacaagttGAACTTCAATTAACTGCTATCAAtaaacaacttcaatatttccAACATTTTCGACAAACGTAGTACGTGATGTCTAAGCCATATTGAACATTacattgaataaaattatacgATTGAGAATTATTGAAACTGAATTAATGTGTACCTGACATTTACGTAACTATTTTCGTATACGAGTACAAGTGTAttttaaagaaaagaaatatgacACTCGATATTTCATTCTGAATTTtctgaaataatatttttggatGCTCGCAACGACTGCATTACGAATGCATAtcaaaaggttttttttaaaggtaTTGCCTTTCCTGCTGaaattttaactttcaactGAGATCTTTCTATCACATCTTTTGTTTTACGCTGTCTTTCAAACGAATCCAAGTTTGACTGGAAACTACGTtccaaattttaaaacaaaataacattcATCAGCCAATGCATCATTTCGTCGACCCAACAACAAGCGCATCTCCAGCGCGTACATCCCTAGAAAGCTCACCCGCCGGGCCCAGACCTAAGCCGTTCTTCGTCTTCGTTTCTAATTGCAGAGGAGGAAGAGGAGGAGCCAATGGAGCGCCACCGTATCGTGGCCGTTCCCGCTCAAGGGGACGAGCAGCATCTCAGAACCGCGCCCGTAGCGGACAGCGCGGTCGCAACGGTAAGTTGACTGTTTCGATTCTCTAGCCATCCATGCTAGTGTGCTAAGTAGTGTACTAACTTGCGTTTTTGCTGTTTATTTTTAGCTTCCCAAGGAAGGCGCGCATCGGCACCAACTAAGAGCAAGGAAGATCTGGACAAGGAACTGGACCAGTACATGGCTAACACGAAGTCTTCGCTGGACAAAGAAATGGACGAATACATGAACGGCATTCACAGCAACATTCTGTAGAGGACAGGCTTGTTGCCAGCCGATAACGATTCCTGTTAAATCTGATTAAAGAATAAGAATGCGGAAAACTCATGTATATCCTTATCCATAAAGTAAACTACTAATGCTAGTTGATAAgaagtatttttttctattcggAAGAAAAAATAGACTTGATAACTGAGTTTTAGAAAATTCTAACCATTCATCGGTAAAACCAGTAAAAGTCGTAAATTTCTAATGTATATAGTATATACAACAACCTACAAAACGagaaataaattgtttttagaACCTCAATTGTTTTAGTCATATCCGATTGAATGATGACTGAGTGGCCATTAGGGtgggtcgatttaaaaatcgcttaggcacatatgatttttggattttagggatcaaaataagatacttttctcaagaaaccatacctctaaaatgaattctgatgtcccttgtactaacgtgtaggtacccaaaaggtcaaatttcaaaaaatcctgttttgacccatttagagtgacccaatcgagtccaaatgtatgaccgacccccactaactttggagggccgacCCACCCATCCTAGTGTTACCCATttgggacccccctagggggtctcccatacaaaaatataaaaaaatatcaaaaaatcaccatttttggcactttatatgacaaaaatcagtgaaatggctattatttatccgcacaaatgaagtttctaggaaaaaaaatgttttttttttgttttttggatttttgttttctcttaagaaaatttattcgatcagaacataggaaactaaaaaaattattgtttgaagtcttttttggtttcaacactgggcaatttcgcacggctctctaatgtcgcctccataacagcctctacattttcctatattactcgtttggaaacgctagctagcagttgaacgtgttgttccgttccttgtatatgtaatggaatatgcggatcagtaaatggtgaatcatcttcatttaaatatgctatcaatgtttcatacggaatgattcgcgtgaatggtggttcaaatacgttatttttatcagtcaaatcgatcattttcgtgtaatcgaagcaatggaagtttatatctggttttttatattctctaagttccgatgggtcttcaacattgtctcgatatcgtaaaattttcttgatagcagagtcgcgcacctctttcctatcatcaaacaacattgatagcaagatattttccgaatgtgcaaaatatggattatttttaattacatgattgacaacagtgcgtaaattttgctccagaaattgtgcccaagtaatgtacttgaaaaataatacactaccgtacacgacagagctgtaatacttgatattaaaatacattggcacataaaccttaattataaattcaaccagaattcttaaatttttaggtggttttttcattgtcacatataatcgtaataatctagcggccttggtgagccagcgagaatgtacaattttccctggttttatgttagccagatccacagaaaccacgccattagaaattgcatgtgccatgtcgtataagtactgcgaatcggtggaatattcgtgctgctctgcaacaggaggcatattttccaacgcaattctctgaaagtcgctcaccacctaaaaatatataataattaaataaatttattatggtttcaccattcaaaatgttagaaaattataataaatgagtgatagcaatgacttaccggaagagcttcagaattttcaatttgcttgctcagtttcccggttgttgatgttggtccagtggtggatgatttatccaaaaccccaaacaaatgtcgaaacggaagttcgttgaagtgtagaaggcaaacaaaccaatgcaatggtctttttagcagcaattcgaatcttcgtataattccaccgtgtgtgccagtgtttgttggctcaccgtcagtgcatatgccaatcaatgcatccagagatatgtttttatcgttgaaaaattcattcaattttgttgttttgtattcagcactttcctctaccagtcttgcgtaaccaatcaatcgagaattcggttctctcaaaataacaaggtgaggttcttttaccatcctactatgatacttaccatcaattttttctctcgtataagtatcatcttttctgccgtcgaatgaaaacgctattaaacTGGAATCATCAAACCTTTTGCGGAGCACTATTCGTCTGCATTTCTCTCTTTCACTACGAACTTTCGATCTATCCATGATGAGAGGTTCGCCATGCtgatctttcatttcaaaatctttgaaaagactggttgccaatgctgacgctactctatcagacacaccaaatctgtcacacatcaaggcaaagttaaaacaatcgtatctttctgtgtattgtgaacttgtgcttctattcataacatcttcatcaaccgtcatcggtacgtctatgtatgttgtatcatcgggatcttcgtatgttggcattgttggcattgatgacgatgtcccttgctcttcaatttccatcagaaatgcatcaattgttagtcttctctgtttatgttgatcgtgcataaactctttgaggcgttctggaaccaaaccgcagttacattgagctgccgtcaaatcgcatttacatgctccaatataaaaaatttcgttcagagtaccggtaaacactaaaaggtctctattcgtcttcttaatttcggattggtatttgtcaaccaatctattcaatttaacagcaacatatttttttgaaattatttccataacaagtttttcccaaattccaaccaacctatctgttacgtgattagagaattgtttataagaaaactttttttgttctgtttttgcacgttcgcttaagtaaaattaatatctcaagatatccagatcggttggtaaattattatcattcaaatcagaagacacaccaaaaacagcaacattatgcttgggtatatgactcattgagttttcgatagctgatgatgttgttgctatttcatcttgcgggttcattgtaaactaaaaaaaatatattttgactttaacaattttcactttcactttcaggttTTAATTTTAGATGTTGACTCTTTGGCGGACGATGTagaatgatttatgttgacgtttctatcctatacgaaacctacactagttctacacagagtgaatagatagagtgacgcagagagaaattcagtcaaaacagcaacacggttttgaagtagaatacttctctcaggaagttcggctacatagggatgtgaaatgaaaatctaaaaccgaaaaaagtgaaaaatatgtccaatttcaaatgccaatgaatcggttagtattcgatggatttccttcgttcttgcagcaatagattggaaaatcttctaagattcttcccaaaagaagataattgtaattttgttattcacactattgtactattgaaattagtcaagccttgtcaaaacgaaaaattcaacctctgattggtcgttataggattgcttcccaagcacggtcgacataatcatataccttgcaattttaaacttgctatttggcctataaaagaaCCTGTTTCGCTCAtaacggccacaactgtggcatggctatgaatagcgcactagttgcagcggatctcagcatcgatagcggctgatgcagtgagacactttagtgaaatgcggtctctgtgcgatagtggacactagtaaatgcattcaatgaaaagttgactcattttgacaacatgtGAGCCGTCTAgctttgagtgttatatcagcatttcactgtttacctTATCACAatgaatactttgttcgcactgtcagtgaaaacgcaaagatgtaatcggcatcttatccgatgataaattgaacaacaaactgtccttttcaggatgaaataaaaacctgatgattaaagtgttaatgttttctctttagttaatttacatttttaaatttgtagaggttataaattttactttatttccgtgtctcagaacgtaccgaattatcttttccttcagtcatgagcacgacatccgatgaaaaattcatctcaaaatttaaaaattgtcaagccccaaccatgacaagcaacttactatattattgaaaatggtcaatcctcgttgaagcgcaaaattcgattgatctgattagtcaacgtttatttactagaaaaaatgactgacacgcaagtagccgggttatctttcttgtaaaagtattctacttcaaccttgcggtcgtggctttgcacacaaccctcctgttatttttatgtatccaccaaaatatttttctggcagcccctttttgctcaagttccaattgacttcaacggagtgttgttattgtcagagtgaaaagatagttattgtatttaaatttaaaacaagttcgtttgataaagtttgatagagatagataaaatgaagtgcgttttgtgtaataacaaaaaacagtaaggaatgagtttttttcggttcccgaagaatccgattttgaggaaa from Wyeomyia smithii strain HCP4-BCI-WySm-NY-G18 chromosome 3, ASM2978416v1, whole genome shotgun sequence encodes the following:
- the LOC129730014 gene encoding serine/arginine repetitive matrix protein 2-like isoform X1, whose translation is MNSISKIHFNSSTGVSLNDRFTIMSKVSPSDNVKLTSNLNGGLRLKRSNSVDSLPRRGSLVNKQLLHQLDRRHLGQNTPFRVRNQRNIRSGRQRLNRTSFSSRTNLRRIAGNTLSLVGGSRRLQRSNSLTDVATMNADYFERLSLNRSSSQQNISSRLGGSSRTPRSRSRGSRSRPPQRTSSSSNLGGRSRSRGGPRDGSNHRSRSRPRMSRSRSRLPPASRNRSRSNGMNGGGNFDHRLGRGRPRGRSSVRRGRGNGNYSRANSRSTGRTGSVNGRLGSNRTSWPISNGYRGGRGWIGKRGMRRGGGTFGQNGWTGGMPGRMPGRNPQRGGRGGANGAPPYRGRSRSRGRAASQNRARSGQRGRNASQGRRASAPTKSKEDLDKELDQYMANTKSSLDKEMDEYMNGIHSNIL
- the LOC129730014 gene encoding serine/arginine repetitive matrix protein 2-like isoform X2; this translates as MNSISKIHFNSSTGVSLNDRFTIMSKVSPSDNVKLTSNLNGGLRLKRSNSVDSLPRRGSLVNKQLLHQLDRRHLGQNTPFRVRNRNIRSGRQRLNRTSFSSRTNLRRIAGNTLSLVGGSRRLQRSNSLTDVATMNADYFERLSLNRSSSQQNISSRLGGSSRTPRSRSRGSRSRPPQRTSSSSNLGGRSRSRGGPRDGSNHRSRSRPRMSRSRSRLPPASRNRSRSNGMNGGGNFDHRLGRGRPRGRSSVRRGRGNGNYSRANSRSTGRTGSVNGRLGSNRTSWPISNGYRGGRGWIGKRGMRRGGGTFGQNGWTGGMPGRMPGRNPQRGGRGGANGAPPYRGRSRSRGRAASQNRARSGQRGRNASQGRRASAPTKSKEDLDKELDQYMANTKSSLDKEMDEYMNGIHSNIL
- the LOC129730015 gene encoding uncharacterized protein LOC129730015, with translation MEIISKKYVAVKLNRLVDKYQSEIKKTNRDLLVFTGTLNEIFYIGACKCDLTAAQCNCGLVPERLKEFMHDQHKQRRLTIDAFLMEIEEQGTSSSMPTMPTYEDPDDTTYIDVPMTVDEDVMNRSTSSQYTERYDCFNFALMCDRFGVSDRVASALATSLFKDFEMKDQHGEPLIMDRSKVRSEREKCRRIVLRKRFDDSSLIAFSFDGRKDDTYTREKIDGKYHSRMVKEPHLVILREPNSRLIGYARLVEESAEYKTTKLNEFFNDKNISLDALIGICTDGEPTNTGTHGGIIRRFELLLKRPLHWFVCLLHFNELPFRHLFGVLDKSSTTGPTSTTGKLSKQIENSEALPVVSDFQRIALENMPPVAEQHEYSTDSQYLYDMAHAISNGVVSVDLANIKPGKIVHSRWLTKAARLLRLYVTMKKPPKNLRILVEFIIKVYVPMYFNIKYYSSVVYGSVLFFKYITWAQFLEQNLRTVVNHVIKNNPYFAHSENILLSMLFDDRKEVRDSAIKKILRYRDNVEDPSELREYKKPDINFHCFDYTKMIDLTDKNNVFEPPFTRIIPYETLIAYLNEDDSPFTDPHIPLHIQGTEQHVQLLASVSKRVI